In Acipenser ruthenus chromosome 16, fAciRut3.2 maternal haplotype, whole genome shotgun sequence, the following proteins share a genomic window:
- the LOC117412343 gene encoding protocadherin-11 X-linked-like isoform X3 — translation MNLVSKAFLNVALLACIILQSGAQEKDYTVREELPENVLIGNLGKDLDLALDPNIKLSSPLQFKLVYKTGDVALVRVEENTGEIFTTSNRIDREKVCSGIHSESRCFYEVEVAVLPDEVFRLVKIRFLIEDINDNAPLFQSTVINISIPENTAINSRYPVPSALDLDVGINGIQHYELVKSVSEFGLDIIETPEGDKWPQLIVQQNLDREQKDTFVMKIKVEDGGSPPKSSTAILQVTIADVNDNRPVFKESELELSIPENAPVGTSVTQLHATDADLGLNAQIHFSFSNQISNAAKRLFNIDSTSGLITIKEPLDREASPVHKLTVLASDGSSTPSRAIVTVNITDINDNVPSIDTRYIINPINGTVLLSEKAPLNTKIALITVMDKDADLNGKVTCYTDHDVPFRLKPVFDNQFLLETAAPLDYETTREYAIKIVASDSGKPPLNTSAMVLIKIKDENDNVPTFTQPVIGLSIPENNAPGTQLTKISATDADSGRNAEINYSLGYDAPSVFNLDRRSGILSVVRRLDREKQDKYTFTVVAKDNGSPSLQSNATVMVMVQDQNDNSPAFTHNEYNFYVPENLPLYGTVGLITVTDVDSGDNAVITLSILNGRDNFIIDPKTGVIKPNITFDREQQSSYTFVVKAVDAGRPQRSSLAKVTINVVDINDNRPVFVIPSSNHSYDLVKSTTSPGSVVTRVFAIDNDTGMNAELHYSIIGGAARGLFSIDKITGNITLQEKIVAADQGLHRLVVKVKDLGQPESLYAIALVHLFVNETVANVTYIQELVYKSMETPLDRNVGDSMVTPQNNGYIIVVIAIIAGTMTVILVIFVTALVRCRQTPRHKVVQKSKQSGEWVSPNQENRQTKKKKKKKKRSPKSLLLNFVTIEESKPDDPAHEHINGTLDLPVELEEQTMGKYNWVTTPSTFKPDSPDLAKHYKSTSPQPTFQIKPETPVPPKKHHVIQELPLDNTFVVGCDSLSKCSSSSSDPYSVSECSCQGGFKTTGPIHTRQETALKPPLYGTLYGTGTARSHRIKINL, via the exons ATGAACTTGGTATCCAAAGCATTCCTAAATGTGGCTTTGTTAGCCTGCATCATCTTACAGTCTGGAGCTCAGGAGAAGGACTACACAGTGCGAGAAGAGCTACCAGAAAATGTCCTGATCGGGAACCTGGGCAAGGACCTGGACTTGGCCTTAGACCCGAATATCAAGCTATCTTCCCCACTCCAGTTCAAGTTGGTGTACAAGACTGGGGATGTGGCCTTGGTGCGGGTGGAGGAGAACACAGGGGAGATTTTCACCACCTCCAACCGCATCGACCGGGAGAAGGTCTGCTCAGGGATCCACAGCGAGAGCCGCTGCTTCTATGAGGTGGAGGTGGCTGTGCTGCCCGACGAGGTCTTCAGACTGGTTAAGATCCGCTTCCTCATCGAGGACATCAATGACAACGCCCCACTCTTCCAGTCCACCGTTATCAACATCTCCATTCCAGAAAACACAGCCATCAACTCACGCTACCCTGTCCCCTCTGCTCTGGATCTTGATGTGGGTATAAATGGAATACAGCACTATGAGCTTGTGAAG AGTGTAAGTGAATTTGGACTGGACATCATTGAAACCCCAGAGGGAGACAAATGGCCACAGCTGATTGTCCAGCAGAACCTTGATCGAGAGCAGAAGGACACATTTGTCATGAAGATCAAGGTGGAAGATGGAGGGTCACCACCAAAGTCCAGCACTGCCATCCTCCAAGTGACCATTGCAGATGTCAATGACAACCGCCCTGTGTTCAAGGAAAGTGAACTTGAGTTGAGCATCCCAGAAAATGCCCCAGTTGGTACTTCAGTCACACAACTTCATGCTACGGATGCTGACCTGGGCTTGAACGCACAGATCCACTTTTCCTTTAGCAACCAAATTTCCAATGCTGCCAAAAGGCTCTTCAATATTGACAGTACCTCTGGATTGATCACTATTAAAGAACCACTAGACAGGGAAGCGTCTCCAGTTCATAAATTGACAGTATTGGCTAGTGATGGAAGCTCTACCCCTTCTAGAGCTATAGTGACAGTCAACATTACAGATATCAATGACAATGTCCCCTCCATAGACACAAGGTATATCATCAACCCCATCAATGGGACAGTCCTTTTATCAGAAAAAGCTCCTCTCAACACCAAAATCGCTCTGATTACAGTGATGGACAAGGATGCTGACTTGAATGGGAAAGTCACTTGTTACACTGACCATGATGTTCCCTTTCGATTGAAACCTGTCTTTGACAATCAGTTCTTGCTGGAGACTGCGGCTCCTCTGGATTATGAGACAACCAGGGAGTACGCTATTAAGATTGTGGCATCCGATTCGGGAAAGCCTCCACTCAACACTTCAGCTATGGTTCTGATAAAGATCAAAGATGAGAATGACAATGTCCCGACTTTTACCCAACCAGTTATAGGACTGTCCATTCCAGAAAATAATGCGCCTGGGACTCAGTTGACAAAAATTAGCGCAACTGATGCGGACAGCGGGCGTAATGCAGAGATCAATTATTCCCTGGGATATGACGCCCCTTCAGTTTTCAATCTAGACCGCAGGTCAGGAATCCTGTCAGTGGTGCGCAGATTGGACAGGGAAAAGCAGGACAAGTACACCTTCACGGTTGTGGCTAAGGATAATGGCTCCCCTTCTCTGCAGAGCAACGCCACTGTGATGGTGATGGTCCAGGATCAAAATGACAACAGTCCGGCTTTCACCCACAATGAATACAACTTCTATGTGCCCGAAAACTTACCTTTGTATGGTACAGTGGGCTTGATCACAGTAACGGATGTGGACTCTGGAGATAATGCAGTTATCACCCTTTCCATATTGAATGGCAGAGACAACTTTATCATAGATCCTAAAACTGGAGTTATTAAGCCCAACATCACCTTTGACAGAGAACAGCAAAGCTCTTACACCTTTGTGGTAAAGGCTGTAGATGCAGGTCGGCCTCAGCGTTCCTCGCTTGCCAAGGTCACCATCAATGTTGTGGATATAAATGACAACCGGCCTGTGTTTGTTATCCCATCCTCCAACCACTCTTATGATTTAGTCAAATCAACCACCAGCCCAGGCTCTGTGGTGACAAGAGTGTTTGCTATAGACAATGACACTGGCATGAATGCAGAACTTCACTACAGCATCATTGGTGGTGCCGCTAGGGGGTTGTTTTCCATTGATAAAATTACTGGCAACATTACATTGCAAGAAAAGATTGTAGCTGCAGATCAGGGCTTGCACAGGCTTGTAGTCAAAGTCAAGGACTTGGGGCAGCCTGAATCGTTATATGCCATTGCTCTAGTGCATTTGTTTGTCAATGAAACTGTGGCCAATGTCACATACATTCAAGAGCTTGTGTATAAAAGCATGGAAACTCCTTTGGATCGGAACGTAGGTGACAGCATGGTGACCCCCCAGAACAATGGGTACATCATAGTAGTTATTGCAATCATTGCAGGGACCATGACAGTGATTCTGGTCATATTTGTCACAGCTCTGGTGCGCTGCCGACAAACACCCAGGCACAAAGTGGTGCAAAAGAGCAAACAGAGTGGCGAGTGGGTGTCCCCTAACCAGGAGAACCGGCAAaccaagaagaaaaagaagaagaagaagaggtcTCCCAAGAGCCTCCTCTTGAACTTTGTCACCATAGAAGAATCTAAGCCAGATGACCCGGCCCATGAGCACATTAATGGAACCTTGGACCTCCCAGTGGAGTTGGAAGAGCAGACTATGGGAAAGTACAACTGGGTCACCACACCCTCAACCTTCAAACCGGACAGTCCAGATTTGGCTAAGCATTACAAGTCCACCTCCCCTCAGCCCACCTTCCAGATCAAACCTGAGACCCCGGTCCCGCCCAAGAAACATCATGTCATTCAGGAGCTTCCGCTGGATAACACCTTTGTGGTGGGTTGCGACTCACTCTCCAAGTGTTCTTCAAGCAGCTCGGATCCCTACAGTGTCTCTGAGTGCAGCTGCCAGGGAGGCTTCAAGACCACCGGGCCCATTCACACACGCCAG